A window from Schistocerca gregaria isolate iqSchGreg1 chromosome 8, iqSchGreg1.2, whole genome shotgun sequence encodes these proteins:
- the LOC126284246 gene encoding uncharacterized protein LOC126284246, which yields MAVAGWSVPNSLSPNSECNQQEPTGGGLEEFTSVPLVQSHSRDELAAVLSLIHSSGGDNYPVEEEDNIWDGDWPGLPEYYCGGFEQPPPLDGAGDTVSRERRLLEEVPEEEEEEEEEEEGEERGKKSEEVRRGSGLVRWQGLDNLAINECDTEEEINDVTYGSGVVHWLLKCFCVRL from the exons ATGGCCGTTGCTGGTTGGTCAGTTCCAAATTCACTATCTCCTAACTCTGAATGTAATCAGCAAGAACCT acAGGAGGTGGTCTGGAGGAGTTTACCAGTGTACCCCTGGTACAAAGTCACTCCAGGGATGAGCTGGCGGCAGTTCTAAGCTTAATTCACAGCTCCGGAGGCGATAACTATCCGGTGGAAGAAGAGGATAATATCTGGGACGGCGACTGGCCAGGTTTGCCAGAGTATTACT GTGGGGGTTTCGAGCAGCCGCCACCACTGGATGGAGCAGGAGACACTGTGTCCAGAGAACGCCGCCTGCTGGAGGAGgtgccagaggaggaggaggaggaggaggaggaggaagaaggtgAAGAGAGAGGTAAGAAGTCGGAGGAGGTAAGACGTGGTTCAGGCCTTGTGCGGTGGCAAGGACTAGATAACCTGGCGATAAATGAATGCgacacagaagaagaaattaatgatGTTACATATGGATCAGGTGTCGTTCACTGGCTGCTGAAATGTTTTTGTGTTCGACTCTGA